From the Rhinatrema bivittatum chromosome 3, aRhiBiv1.1, whole genome shotgun sequence genome, one window contains:
- the LOC115087618 gene encoding aquaporin-2-like isoform X2 produces MRREICTLAFARAVFAEFLAMLIFVFLGLGSALEWKSAVPVILQISLAFGLAIGTLVQSLGHVSGAHINPAVTVAFLVSSHISIMRAVFYIVAQIVGAIAGAGILYAVAPVDVRGKLAVNSIYFTGCSMNPARSLGPSVITRNFKDHWIFWVGPLIGAILASLFYNYLLFPYQRSLKERIAILKGTYEPEEEVWEHKQENKTQSVELYSAQPLPKNSEKF; encoded by the exons ATGAGGAGGGAGATTTGCACCCTGGCATTTGCCCGAGCAGTGTTTGCTGAGTTCTTGGCCATGTTGATATTTGTCTTCCTGGGACTGGGCTCTGCCCTTGAATGGAAGTCGGCTGTTCCGGTCATCCTGCAGATCTCGCTGGCCTTTGGCCTCGCCATAGGCACCCTGGTCCAGTCACTGGGGCACGTGAGTGGCGCCCACATCAACCCGGCTGTGACCGTGGCCTTCCTGGTCAGCTCTCACATTTCCATCATGCGGGCCGTCTTCTACATCGTTGCCCAGATTGTGGGAGCAATAGCCGGCGCGGGCATCCTGTATGCGGTGGCCCCTGTAGATGTGCGAGGGAAGCTGGCTGTTAACAGT ATTTACTTCACTGGCTGTTCTATGAATCCTGCTCGATCCCTTGGCCCTTCAGTGATAACAAGAAACTTTAAAGACCACTGG ATCTTCTGGGTAGGACCCTTGATTGGTGCCATCCTGGCATCTCTGTTCTACAATTATTTGCTTTTTCCCTACCAGAGGAGCCTGAAGGAAAGGATCGCTATTCTGAAAGGGACTTATGAACCTGAGGAAGAGGTGTGGGAACACAAGCAAGAGAACAAGACACAATCTGTAGAACTCTACTCTGCCCAACCACTGCCCAAAAACTCAGAGAAGTTTTAA
- the LOC115087618 gene encoding aquaporin-5-like isoform X1, with the protein MRREICTLAFARAVFAEFLAMLIFVFLGLGSALEWKSAVPVILQISLAFGLAIGTLVQSLGHVSGAHINPAVTVAFLVSSHISIMRAVFYIVAQIVGAIAGAGILYAVAPVDVRGKLAVNSLSNNTTSGQAIVVELLITFQLVLCIFASTDGRRNDNVGSPALSIGLSVALGHLIGIYFTGCSMNPARSLGPSVITRNFKDHWIFWVGPLIGAILASLFYNYLLFPYQRSLKERIAILKGTYEPEEEVWEHKQENKTQSVELYSAQPLPKNSEKF; encoded by the exons ATGAGGAGGGAGATTTGCACCCTGGCATTTGCCCGAGCAGTGTTTGCTGAGTTCTTGGCCATGTTGATATTTGTCTTCCTGGGACTGGGCTCTGCCCTTGAATGGAAGTCGGCTGTTCCGGTCATCCTGCAGATCTCGCTGGCCTTTGGCCTCGCCATAGGCACCCTGGTCCAGTCACTGGGGCACGTGAGTGGCGCCCACATCAACCCGGCTGTGACCGTGGCCTTCCTGGTCAGCTCTCACATTTCCATCATGCGGGCCGTCTTCTACATCGTTGCCCAGATTGTGGGAGCAATAGCCGGCGCGGGCATCCTGTATGCGGTGGCCCCTGTAGATGTGCGAGGGAAGCTGGCTGTTAACAGT ctcaGCAACAACACGACCAGCGGGCAAGCTATTGTCGTGGAATTGCTAATCACCTTCCAGCTGGTCCTCTGCATCTTTGCTTCGACTGATGGCCGCCGAAATGACAATGTAGGATCGCCCGCCCTATCCATTGGTCTGTCCGTGGCCCTGGGGCATCTCATAGGG ATTTACTTCACTGGCTGTTCTATGAATCCTGCTCGATCCCTTGGCCCTTCAGTGATAACAAGAAACTTTAAAGACCACTGG ATCTTCTGGGTAGGACCCTTGATTGGTGCCATCCTGGCATCTCTGTTCTACAATTATTTGCTTTTTCCCTACCAGAGGAGCCTGAAGGAAAGGATCGCTATTCTGAAAGGGACTTATGAACCTGAGGAAGAGGTGTGGGAACACAAGCAAGAGAACAAGACACAATCTGTAGAACTCTACTCTGCCCAACCACTGCCCAAAAACTCAGAGAAGTTTTAA